In Streptococcus respiraculi, one DNA window encodes the following:
- a CDS encoding quaternary amine ABC transporter ATP-binding protein, producing the protein MNKKLEVRHLTKLFGKRQKQALEMVKAGQSKQEILKETGATVGVYDANFSVNAGEIFVIMGLSGSGKSTLVRMLNRLIEPTSGEILIDGNNISVMDEESLRQIRREKINMVFQNFGLFPHRTILENTEFGLEVRGVPKEERVALAEQALKNSSLYDFRHQYPEQLSGGMQQRVGLARALANNPDILLMDEAFSALDPLIRREMQDELLDLQSEQERTIIFITHDLNEALRIGDRIAIMADGKIMQIGTGEEILTQPANDFVREFVEDVDRSKVLTAQNIMTTPFTTNIEIDGPNVALNRMRKEETSMLLAVDKRRRLKGAITAEAARDARQAGLNLSSVLDQNVKRVHPDTLITDIFDLIHDSPTPLAVVDDQERLVGVIIRGRVIEALASSK; encoded by the coding sequence ATGAATAAAAAGTTAGAAGTCAGACACTTGACAAAACTATTTGGAAAGCGGCAGAAACAAGCTTTGGAGATGGTCAAGGCTGGTCAATCAAAGCAGGAGATTTTGAAAGAGACCGGCGCAACTGTCGGTGTCTATGATGCCAATTTTTCAGTCAATGCAGGGGAGATTTTTGTCATCATGGGCTTGTCAGGTTCTGGGAAGTCAACCTTAGTCCGGATGTTGAATCGCTTGATTGAGCCGACATCAGGAGAAATTTTGATTGATGGTAACAATATCTCAGTGATGGATGAAGAGTCTCTTCGTCAGATCCGTCGGGAAAAAATCAACATGGTCTTTCAGAACTTTGGACTCTTTCCCCATCGCACGATTTTAGAAAATACAGAATTTGGTCTAGAAGTTAGAGGAGTTCCTAAGGAAGAACGGGTGGCTTTGGCTGAACAGGCCTTGAAAAATTCCTCTTTATATGATTTTAGACACCAATATCCTGAGCAGTTATCAGGAGGGATGCAACAGCGGGTTGGACTGGCTAGGGCGCTGGCAAATAACCCCGATATTCTGCTGATGGACGAGGCATTTTCAGCTCTTGACCCCTTGATTCGTCGGGAAATGCAAGATGAATTATTGGACTTGCAATCTGAGCAAGAACGGACCATTATTTTTATCACCCATGATTTGAACGAGGCTCTCCGTATCGGTGACCGGATTGCCATTATGGCAGACGGTAAGATTATGCAGATTGGAACAGGGGAAGAAATTTTGACCCAGCCAGCCAATGATTTTGTCCGAGAATTCGTAGAAGATGTAGACCGATCAAAAGTCTTGACAGCTCAAAATATTATGACCACCCCTTTTACAACGAATATTGAAATTGACGGTCCAAATGTAGCGCTTAACCGCATGCGAAAAGAAGAAACATCCATGCTCTTAGCGGTTGATAAACGTAGACGCTTGAAAGGAGCTATCACGGCAGAAGCTGCGCGTGATGCGAGACAAGCTGGACTGAACTTATCAAGTGTCCTTGATCAGAATGTAAAAAGGGTGCATCCAGATACCTTGATTACGGATATTTTTGACTTGATTCACGATTCACCTACCCCGCTTGCGGTGGTAGATGATCAGGAACGCTTGGTCGGAGTGATTATCCGTGGTCGTGTCATTGAGGCACTTGCTTCAAGTAAGTAG
- a CDS encoding GntR family transcriptional regulator: MAKKQISFPRYQQIAVEIAERIVSGKYPVGSKLQARSTLASNFSVSSETARKAINVLVDLEIMEVRHGSGAFVASIAKAKEFLANYQDVASLQDMKKELFQSIETQKREFDHLTSLMDRFLNRTKHIQQQLPFVPMELTLSEPSENYGKSLSELNIWHSTGATIVAISHEDQLLVSPGPYTKVERHDTLYFVGDELSESRMRNLFS, from the coding sequence ATGGCGAAAAAACAGATTTCATTTCCAAGGTACCAGCAGATAGCCGTTGAGATTGCGGAACGTATTGTCAGTGGTAAATATCCTGTGGGTTCAAAATTGCAAGCACGATCGACTCTGGCTAGCAATTTTAGTGTGTCTTCTGAAACAGCTCGAAAGGCCATTAATGTCTTAGTGGATTTAGAGATTATGGAAGTTCGCCATGGAAGTGGGGCATTCGTTGCCTCGATTGCAAAAGCCAAAGAATTTTTAGCCAATTATCAAGATGTTGCCTCGCTTCAGGATATGAAAAAAGAGCTTTTTCAGAGCATTGAGACCCAAAAAAGAGAGTTTGACCATCTGACTTCTTTGATGGATCGTTTTTTGAATCGCACGAAGCATATTCAGCAACAACTACCCTTTGTGCCCATGGAGCTTACCCTATCAGAACCATCGGAAAATTATGGTAAGTCGCTCAGTGAGTTAAATATCTGGCATTCAACAGGGGCGACCATTGTAGCAATTAGCCATGAGGACCAACTCTTGGTTTCCCCAGGTCCTTACACCAAGGTAGAACGCCATGACACCTTATATTTTGTAGGGGATGAACTGTCAGAAAGTCGAATGAGAAATCTCTTTTCTTAG